One segment of Saprospiraceae bacterium DNA contains the following:
- a CDS encoding cyclase family protein translates to MKRTFSVLFLLAAIACSNPAPEKNSSPFGGGKWIDLTYSFDETTIYWPTAETFRLDTVFEGMTDSGFYYAAFQYCAAEHGGTHLDAPVHFAEGKLPMDQIPLEQLMGDAVVVDVSAQASANPNYQVSAEDFMAWERANGPLPKDAIVLLRTGFGKFWPDRERYMGTAERGAEAVAKLHFPGLHPDAARWLLAERTIKAIGLDTPSIDYGQSTLFESHRILFEKNIPAFENLANLDQLPLKGIWVIALPMKIKGGSGGPLRIVARVGG, encoded by the coding sequence ATGAAACGCACCTTTTCTGTTCTGTTTCTCCTTGCGGCCATTGCCTGCTCAAACCCTGCCCCCGAAAAAAACTCTTCTCCCTTCGGCGGCGGCAAATGGATTGACCTTACTTATTCCTTCGACGAAACAACCATCTATTGGCCGACTGCCGAGACTTTCCGTTTGGACACGGTATTTGAGGGCATGACTGACAGCGGGTTTTATTATGCCGCTTTTCAGTACTGCGCTGCCGAACACGGAGGCACCCACTTGGACGCGCCAGTGCATTTTGCGGAAGGCAAACTGCCTATGGACCAAATTCCATTGGAGCAGCTCATGGGCGATGCGGTCGTTGTGGACGTGTCGGCGCAAGCTTCCGCGAACCCCAATTATCAAGTATCGGCGGAGGATTTTATGGCTTGGGAACGCGCCAATGGGCCGCTGCCAAAAGATGCTATTGTGTTGCTGCGAACGGGTTTTGGCAAATTCTGGCCCGACCGCGAACGCTACATGGGCACGGCTGAACGCGGCGCGGAGGCTGTCGCCAAACTGCATTTTCCCGGCTTGCACCCCGACGCGGCACGCTGGCTGCTTGCCGAACGCACTATCAAGGCCATCGGGCTTGATACGCCAAGTATTGACTACGGGCAGTCCACGCTTTTCGAGAGCCATCGGATTTTGTTTGAAAAAAACATCCCAGCCTTTGAGAATCTTGCAAATCTCGACCAATTGCCCTTAAAAGGCATTTGGGTCATCGCCTTGCCAATGAAAATAAAAGGTGGAAGCGGCGGGCCGCTGCGCATTGTGGCGAGAGTGGGGGGCTGA